The DNA segment GACGAACTTCAAACATTCAAGGTCAGTCGGAGCGTTCGTCGGGCTGACGACCAGACGCTACCAATCAGGCGAGATCGACTACGACGGTCACATCTCAAGACGTGGGGACAGCCATCTGCGCGGATTGTTCTACGAAGCCGCGACGGTGCTGCTCACTCG comes from the Novosphingobium sp. 9U genome and includes:
- a CDS encoding transposase, which codes for TNFKHSRSVGAFVGLTTRRYQSGEIDYDGHISRRGDSHLRGLFYEAATVLLTRTKSECDLRRWGLQLRERLGFKRAAVAVARKLAVIMHSILVTGEPFKEKSAAS